GGATCGGCAACTGAGCTGGTGCTGAACGTGATCAGGAGTGCAAAGAGCCAGATCCGCATGATGGCGTTCTTCTTCAGCGCCGATAATGTGGTCGATGCCCTGATCAAGGCCAGGCAGCGCGGGGTGGATGTGGCAATCGTGCTTGATGAGGAAGGCAATCAGGGCAAGGGCAACCAGATGGCCATCGCACGGGTCAGGGATGCCGGTATTCAGGTCAGGATGGATGATGTCTACGCCATGCAGCACGACAAGGTCATCATTACCGATGGTCGGAATGTCGAGACCGGTTCATTCAATTTCACCAAGGGTGCGCAGCGCAAGAATAGTGAAAACGCCCTGGTGATCTGGGATGATCTTGCCCTTGCGCAGGCCTATCTGGCGCATTGGCAGAACCGGTGGGATCACGCCCGCCAGGCATGGCGTTTCAGCCTGCCTCCCGGCCAATAAGGGCCAGCAGGGCTTCCGCCGCCGGGCTACGGTAGCGTTCCTTGTGGCGTAGCCCGTAAAAGGCGCGCAGGCCGAGTTCGCGCGGCACGGCATGCAGCGTGCCCGCCTGCAATGCGGGGGCGATGACCAGCGAAGACAGCGCGCCAATGCCAGCCCCGGCTTCGATCGCAGTGCGCACGCCTTCGTTGGAGGGTAGGACAAGCCCGATTTTCAGTTCTTCCGGCGCAATGCCCCACTGGCGCAGCTGGTGCTCCAGTG
This is a stretch of genomic DNA from Komagataeibacter xylinus. It encodes these proteins:
- a CDS encoding phospholipase D family protein; the protein is MKSIIIALLCIGLTTPVYAQSHIDVGFSPEGSATELVLNVIRSAKSQIRMMAFFFSADNVVDALIKARQRGVDVAIVLDEEGNQGKGNQMAIARVRDAGIQVRMDDVYAMQHDKVIITDGRNVETGSFNFTKGAQRKNSENALVIWDDLALAQAYLAHWQNRWDHARQAWRFSLPPGQ